The Solanum lycopersicum chromosome 2, SLM_r2.1 DNA window CACTGTGAGCAAGAAGCATAAATTTCTTTGATTAACTTTACATTAAATCGATAGCAGCTATATATAGCtctttaatttgttcatataatTCATGACCAAGAAATTGCAACTGGACTAGTGACCAAATGCGTCCCATCTGACCACTCAATTTTGCCGAATACATTGGTAGATGGGGGCTTTGATGGAGCAGTAAAACTCACACTATACGATATCTTCTCATTAATCTGAGTAAAACTAACTGTTTCAGGTTCAACTATAATTTCCACGGAACTATCGGGCAAAGTAACAGCAACTTTGTATGTTCCAGACGGTCCAACATTAGTCAGTGTCCGGCTGTATCTGATTGTGTTTGAACCGGTATCGGCAGGGAATGCAACTGAAAACGAAGGGTAATTCAAATCTGTGACGCTGTATATTTTGCTTGAATCACATGTGAAGTTTCTTCTTGCTATGATATTGATTTGTGATGGACTGTATTTCAATGCACACAGGAAATTGAGGTAATCATCGGCGTTTATGTCGTAAACAAGACCTGGGTTCACCGCTGAAACGGGATCCACGTGCCCAGCGCCGTGACCGAAAGGTGTAGATGGTTTTCCGGTAGCTACGTCTAGTAGTGCTCCGCCGTTCCTGTAGGTGGTGTAAGCGGTGGTCATGAGCGCCGAACGAATGGCGGCGGGGCTCCATTCTGGGTGGACTCCTTTGAGCAAAGCCGCTAAGCCACTCACGTGTGGACACGACATGGATGTGCCTGAGATAATGTTGAACTCGACCCGTCTATCGTCCTCAGGCAACCCCGTAGGACCGACTGCACCGCTCCAACCGGCCAGAATATTGACACCTGGCGCGATGATATCCGGCTTAAGTATCTCCGGCGTGATGGAATTTGGGCCTCTGGAACTGAACGCTGCAAGAATCGGTGCTGGTTGGACTCCTACCATTGTTCCTCCAAAAAGAATCGTGGCCGTTGGATTAGGATCTGATGTTATATACTTCTTGATTTCATCGCCATCTAATTGACCCACAGCCGCCGCTGGAAGTAAATGGGCGTCAGCCAGTAGCCCCAGCCCATTTGTGTTAGCAAAAATCATGCCGGCTCCACCGGCTGATTTTACCACATAACCCTTTTCAGCTCTGACGTTAACCCCTCCGTCACACAGCACAATTTTGCCTTTAACTTTCTCAGGAATTAAGGTTCCCATTATACAGAGATTTCCATTGGTTGCATTGCTGGCATTACCTGCATACACCAAGGGAAGCATCCCACTGGGTAATGGATCACCCGCGTAAAGTGAAACACCGGAGAAATTTTTACCATTGCCAAGGCTTACATATGCTGGAAAATCACGGTCAACTGTTCCGGCACCCACGGTGGTGATCCAAGGTGCTTGGTTAGCCAAACTGAATTGATTGGGTCCAGCATTTCCAGCAGAGCAAGAAACCATAATACCCTTCTCCATTGCAGCAAATGCTCCAATTGCAACATCGTCGCTGTAGAAATCAAAATGCTCTCCACCAAGTGATAATGAAAGCACATTAACATTATCATCAATGGCTTTGTCCATACCTGCCAATATGTCGGGGCCAAAGCATTTCCCAAGCCAGCAAACCTTGTAGACGGCAACTCTGGCACGATAAGCCATTCCACGAGCAGTTCCTGAAGCATAACCAAAAAGGCTAGCTCCCTGAACAACTGAACCAGCTGCTGTAGAAGCAGTGTGTGTTCCATGTCCTTCATTGTCCCTTGGTGATTTAGACTCCTTGGACTCATCAATTGGTCCAAGAGTAGCTTCATAACCACTAGAAAAATACCTCGCTCCAATAAGCTTTCTGTTACACATGGCAGAACTGAAATTGATGCCAGACTCACACTCACCTTTCCATGACTCGGGAACAGGTCCTAATCCGGTATCGTCAAAGCTCCTTCTCTCTGGCCAAATCCCTGAATCGAGTATACCAATGATGACATTACTCATAGCATCTGAGTCATTAAAGACATCAGGTCTGTTATCAAGACCCAAAAAAAGAGGTGTCCGAGTAGTGTGGAGTTGGTATATCACCTCAGACAAAACAGATAGAATCCCAGGTTGGGTCTTTAAGGATTCAGCTTCTTGAGCTGTAAGCCTTGCTGCAAAACCATGGATAACATTGTTATAAACATAGATCATCTCCGCTGATTCAGAGACCGATTTGAGGGACGCATCATACCAGTGAGTATGATCATCAAAAGTTGCTGGCATTTGTGATTTAGCCATGTGAATGATGTATGTTTTCTTCTCCTCCATTGCCACAGACATGTGACATAGGCATACAAGTACAACAACTACAACTATCAACGGGTATGTAgacattttgattattttttgtgtttttccaCTCATTAGTTCCCTTGGACTTCTGCATTAATAAAGGGAATTGAATGAACAAGCAATGAGAAACTTTAGGTAATATATATAGGAAATTAAAAGAGTGTTAAGTGTAGTGAAGTGATGAGGCTACTGGTGaggttgttttctttttatgaaattattggGAAGATCCAGCCTAGCAGAATAACTGATAAATGGAGATTAAAGAAGGAAAAACGACTATAAAAAGAAGGATCGCATTCACAGAAATCACATTTCTTAACGCAAGTAATCAAAGAATTTAGAGTACAAAATGGTAATGCGTATTCTCCTTTCATCATTTTATCTTccgtcttttattttttgtagtcAGTGCTAACCTCTTTTCACCTTCCACTTAACCGTTTGCTCATTTGCACAAGAAAAGCCAGAATAGAAACAGAAATCCAAAATTCTTCCATCCTACTATTGGTTCAAGTACGAGAGTGATAAgtactcattcatttttaatcatAGGTTTTCATATAGAATCTCTTTTTATTAGCTGATATCTGGATAGCTGTTTTGCGACTCGACTAATTTGAAGTCACTCCAAAAAGTCTCAAGTAGATTTCACGAAGAGAACTTGAAGATTTCCAACTTCCAGTACTACAGTTTTAGGAGTAAACTTTATTTgtctgaaaaaaaataaagggtaGATAATTGGTGAAAGTCGAAATTCTACCTTCcgaaaattaattcaaatgtcCCAATTTCGAATGATCATGATTGTTTACTTTTCGAGTTGAAGTTATATATTTTGTTctaatatgattatgttatttttcttgttttcccAATTACTAatcatttttgttatatatagtAATCTGttataacaaaatcaattattgAACTCTGTTTTTTCTAGTTGCTCTATTCAAACAAAAACAGACAAAGACTAGACAAGGTCTAGTAACTAAACGAATCGACATTATTTAATGTTAGATACCCCTAATTATCGATGAAAAAGGAGAatatattattgtcattttgtGTAGGGGGTAAAATACAATAGAAACACGTGAACTCCCAGTCCCAAAAATTAGTATTCTATTAACATTAGGAGAATGAATTAGAGGGCTcttgataataaaaatacaaaacgAATAAAGAAGTTAGTTATTGCGCTAATTCTAAAATATGATTCATTTCTGGATTTTAGGATCGATCTATTTTACTTGTAGTCTTGGagcatgataaaataattttgaaaagaaatatataactttCCCACATAAAATAAGGATATCACAACTTTCAAGTTTGGTTTTTTGGTTAGAGTTCGTTAACAGGCAAAAAGAAGCTTAATCCGAATGATGGCAAGaattatatagatatataatgATATTAGTTAGTAAACCAACTACCAAATGTAtgcgtaatttttttttcttttttgtatattaagttGTGGTGCATAGTGTTTCATCCTTAACTAGAGATTTTATGTTCGAGCTCAAgtatgaaagaaaattttgttgggAGCATCACCTCGAATGGATCTTACAAAGCGCAATTCAAATTCGATCGAAGCTCCAATACGGATTTTGAACACTTTGGCCGAAAAAAAAAGCTTTTTggatattttctttctttctttgtagGATACATGCAAGAAAATATGTATCGACAGTTTTCTCTTTATATGTCCTATTGATTGTAGTTACCTTGAAGATTTTGTACAAGGCTCCATTTGGGAATATTTTGCAAATTATCTTATCATGTTTGTTATATAATTGTAACTTTCTCGGGTATAATTACATTTGTGATGACCCCACATTTGGATTGGGACAAGATCTCAGGATTATATGATTTGacagtttttttctttttgatcttGATTTTGAGGTTAAATATTTAGGATAAAGATTCAAATAACATGATATCATATCTAAGCCCATTAGATCCTCTATTTGAGGTTAAGTTAAGCCAGATATTGATTTAACATGTACAACAGTCAGACCCGTTGACCCAATATGGGCCCCTTGGATCGTGCAGGGATGTGAATAAAGCCCGATAAATTTGTTCACACTCTAGTCCACACAATGTCTAGTTATATTGCTTAATCAAATACTATATATAGAGAGTAGCGAATTTCTAGCTTTTGAAACTTATAATATTTACTAACACCACGGtatataaaacattataaataatagtatattattactattattttagtTGTAAATAACATTGTCATAATTTCATTTACTTATTATGACTTCAGATTGACAACGAGTTAATGAACTAGCATATACTTcatgtgaatttattttttgttggtcCAACTGTCGATTTTTAGAGGAGATATTTTAAAATGGCAAATATTTTCTGATATTTTTACAGACGCACCCCACcccctaaaaaaataattcaaaaataagtgtTTAGGACCAATATAATTGTGAGTTGTAATGCATAAAAACACTCTCCTCTAATCAGTATGGTCAAACATATGAATATGCATGTCGATGGTACCGTGAGATAAATGATAAGTATATATTATCTGGTAATTAGGCGTGAGCATTTAATATAGTGACCAGAGTAATAATCAtaacaaattaattttcttgttcAGCTAGTTAGTACACATTAATAAGATTGTAAATTGCAATTTAGTTTTATCAAAATTCTCATGTCAAACTTGAAATGAGGAGTATATAAATCAATATTACCCAACTATtgatattacaaaaaaaaaaacataggcTACTATCTGAACTCTTTGATTTATAAATGCGACATAAAAGCGAGAAAAAAGACGTTTTGACTGAAAATTTGCATGTTGTGCTCTTAAGCTGATTCAATGTCTTTACGCCTCTCTTTCCTGCCAACTCACCAACTGACTAGGTAATAACTTCACATCTTCCTTTAATAGTCGTTTGTActgacttaaaaaataaaaaattaaattaaaatatattttaaattaaatataacagtaagcaaatttttatttttacttttaatttatttttaataatactaaatactctcaataattaaaaaataaatttaactaacttttaacttttaagaCGTTCAAATCCAATCATGTGTCCAGGACATGCAAATGGGTAGAGCAATTGTCTAATCAaaacaacccaaaaaaaataaatatttttttctcctatctcttttataaaattcttttctttttaatttgtctaaaaaatgatatatctatatattaaataataatttaattttaagataCTTATTTTACTTCTAATAAAATGGCTCATAggcatttaaatatttattatttactttagATCATTAATTTAAGGAATAATGCACAAGTAACCCCCTTAATTTATGTCCAAAATTTCAGAGGCAcaattatactatactaagatcctattacccctaaacttattttattaataattttctagcCCTTTTCgatctacgtggcactatcttatgGGTGtaacgctggttgactttttttttcaatctagtgccacgtaggccgaaaagggatagaaaattatttataaaataagtgcaggagtaataagaccttagtataaggttgagggagtactttgtgcattttcccttaattcAAATAggacatataaataattaactatTAAGTATATTcatttggccatagattttccaaataatatttgggaaaaaaattgacaaataatgtttgtccatacaatttgccattatttgacaaatatttttggcaaatttcttaaatttccaagtactagttttttctagtatttcggtcaaatcttattatttgtgatattttaaaaattaaaattttaccccaaacttttatcttttaaaaaacacCCTCTGTAATAGTTGTTTCCGTtctattacataattttttacgtcaacaccaaaatagtgatgaaatatttagtgaatattaaataatgatatgattgttgatgaaaatgatgaaaaattagtTCAAGGTAACAAAGTCAAAAGTCATGTGATTCGTCTACTTCACAATGTACTGAATGatgcttgttgcactcactAGTGCCATGGacactatttgttattattgtaacGAACAaccaattgacttgtaatacaaacttatagttagttttgatagtttttaaaacttatgggcataaatcatatttttctaaaaaagtgaaatatatttcacaaATCTTATGGACAAACACATGGTAAAATTTCACTCAAATTTTtatctcaaataatatttatcaaaaatatttaaaaatttatggtcAAACGCTAACTTAGTGTATACCGATACCACATATAATAACCTTGTCGATAACATTGcatattatgattttaaaaaaactagaCTAATAGAGGAAATCTTTCACACTATCAGTGTGTgtaattttaaatgttattattatgcaATTACTGAATCGGTTTAACTCTATGTGGAAGCAAAAAAAGAAATCCAAAATTTGGAAAACTTTCGAATGAATGCATAGCCCCAAGTATGTGAGATCTCTGTGGGCATCTCTATAAAATGCCCAAACTTTAAATTCTTTGGTTACATTTTTGGAAAAAGAACAGATATACtcccaaattattttaaatgatgtgtaaatatttttcgtcatatttttgaaatattagtgTTCCTGCCTttatacttttgggacatttaTGCTTCTATCgtcatatttttaaaacattgatGTTCCTCccgtcatacttttgggacattggtgtCCCTGTCCCTTCGTTAGAGTGAAGGGTATATGTGCTCTAATTTATGGACGACGGGAACACCAATATCCCAAAAAAATGACGAAGAATATTTTTGTACCATTTACAATACATCGAggatatatttatcattttctcCGTCATTTTGAATGCATAAAGGCCTTGTTGGAAGTAAAGGCCCGCTATCTTACATGAATAGCAAGACCAGTAGTAGTGTTGTAacataattgatttaaaaatttggaTATCTATTAAGGAGCTTTTGCCTACTGCCAAGTTAATTCAGGTAAGTACTTCTGCCTTTCTCGTAATCCCACTCTATAGCAAGACGGATAAACAAAAACTGGCAAAGAACAGTAGtaattaaaagttgaaaataacaaattttggCTTGAATCATGCTAGAATGTTAGTGATTAGATTTTAGGGTTAAAACATTTAACTCGTAAatcctcaaatttttaatagtTGACAATACTGTCTGTATTATGTAATCTTTTGCTGCTGATTCTGACACTCAAGGAGTGCTGCCGCAATTGTATGAATTGGAGAATATATTCTATTTGTGTTAAATTATAAGTAGTAGTAGTAAATTTTTTATGAGATAGGGTTCCTCTAATAGGGGAAGATTTGAGCACAACTGAATAAAGGTTCATCCCTAAGAAGAAGGATTCCTAAATTTGCCTCCACCTTGTTTGTTTTACAGTGTTCACTTTATTTTCGTAGTG harbors:
- the LOC101255047 gene encoding subtilisin-like protease SBT1.7 encodes the protein MSGKTQKIIKMSTYPLIVVVVVLVCLCHMSVAMEEKKTYIIHMAKSQMPATFDDHTHWYDASLKSVSESAEMIYVYNNVIHGFAARLTAQEAESLKTQPGILSVLSEVIYQLHTTRTPLFLGLDNRPDVFNDSDAMSNVIIGILDSGIWPERRSFDDTGLGPVPESWKGECESGINFSSAMCNRKLIGARYFSSGYEATLGPIDESKESKSPRDNEGHGTHTASTAAGSVVQGASLFGYASGTARGMAYRARVAVYKVCWLGKCFGPDILAGMDKAIDDNVNVLSLSLGGEHFDFYSDDVAIGAFAAMEKGIMVSCSAGNAGPNQFSLANQAPWITTVGAGTVDRDFPAYVSLGNGKNFSGVSLYAGDPLPSGMLPLVYAGNASNATNGNLCIMGTLIPEKVKGKIVLCDGGVNVRAEKGYVVKSAGGAGMIFANTNGLGLLADAHLLPAAAVGQLDGDEIKKYITSDPNPTATILFGGTMVGVQPAPILAAFSSRGPNSITPEILKPDIIAPGVNILAGWSGAVGPTGLPEDDRRVEFNIISGTSMSCPHVSGLAALLKGVHPEWSPAAIRSALMTTAYTTYRNGGALLDVATGKPSTPFGHGAGHVDPVSAVNPGLVYDINADDYLNFLCALKYSPSQINIIARRNFTCDSSKIYSVTDLNYPSFSVAFPADTGSNTIRYSRTLTNVGPSGTYKVAVTLPDSSVEIIVEPETVSFTQINEKISYSVSFTAPSKPPSTNVFGKIEWSDGTHLVTSPVAISWS